From a single Collibacillus ludicampi genomic region:
- a CDS encoding peptidoglycan recognition protein family protein — translation MGYPINVKLIPGLPQIPFAKGVGQYEGVVMHATAVYNDSAEGERNYETQHWQDAFVHAFVDDTQILQVADFNYIAWHAAHTANQHYLGFELCQTYDPAKFQAAYDRWTWLAAKVLFDRKLDVIDGVTILSHAQVSAKWHETDHTDPIEYLASHGMTWADVVRDVTNKYNQMVAESQPKKEEPKLDKEAAQKVIAVLGALYNATNDKNVQDAAHFAADALRDAAGIPKQ, via the coding sequence ATGGGGTATCCAATCAACGTTAAATTGATTCCTGGTCTCCCGCAGATCCCCTTTGCGAAAGGCGTTGGCCAGTATGAAGGTGTCGTGATGCATGCTACTGCGGTCTATAACGACTCAGCAGAGGGAGAGCGTAATTACGAGACACAACACTGGCAGGATGCATTTGTACATGCATTCGTAGATGACACACAGATTCTGCAAGTTGCGGACTTTAACTACATCGCATGGCATGCAGCACACACCGCGAATCAACACTACCTTGGGTTTGAACTTTGCCAGACATACGATCCAGCGAAGTTTCAGGCAGCATATGACCGCTGGACATGGCTTGCCGCGAAGGTACTCTTTGACCGGAAGCTTGATGTGATCGATGGGGTAACCATACTGAGCCACGCTCAGGTTTCTGCAAAATGGCATGAAACAGATCATACGGATCCTATCGAGTACCTGGCAAGCCACGGGATGACGTGGGCTGATGTGGTTCGGGATGTTACAAATAAATACAATCAAATGGTTGCCGAATCGCAACCGAAAAAGGAGGAACCGAAATTGGATAAGGAAGCAGCACAAAAAGTGATCGCTGTACTTGGAGCGTTGTATAACGCAACGAATGACAAAAACGTACAAGACGCGGCTCATTTCGCAGCAGATGCACTGCGGGATGCAGCCGGAATTCCTAAGCAATAA